A part of Acropora palmata chromosome 6, jaAcrPala1.3, whole genome shotgun sequence genomic DNA contains:
- the LOC141885073 gene encoding uncharacterized protein LOC141885073: MNCPGLKKAIEDYICSEVNDECKKLCSKKDASLLRSATKDSIFNFSWETVGKELADKAPFFHRLLLASANPKSLCQSRNTERYPGVCAAAAVLLKNRDKGMSLVPYVISTILKVGRTSKKALVRLNKLGITMSPKSINKALDLLGVDYDLPLQMWKENSTKFLEKSCLLARERRDLGTRKEELDQLSAAGEDVVDGVMAVDASLSILQDEEKNLQDNRPCSFNIVLDNVDLKLLASDMTSSNQNKDLHWCNHNAYLDRVNPTHLLDNGPVADLHDVPNSTFLPSLTDQNSLLSDFTVLIGRVLVENLPAFEIFKDVVPLHIRHKFSDELQKKTETVNLGVIFKDENKGEDMIDIVRKLHGLVPVGEVDENEVFERIPVVGDQKTLERGVEAQFSVRNAYTKARRLEGLFFQLADWHHENKFLSLIFNRYYSGSSATDKTSLFALRNLVNWRDVVSDAQHNPTPCKRFVNLVLDANIIAAALRFFGMETTDDQPTKHSFNPELAVGLRVVRHCYFHRVVKEFIETYIVDGTLYENHFGNIQALQEWERAKTYEPVLPNGRYPCRFPGCESSFKHDGVHRMRHELSHDPPPTIPEEPVLVNTVPDPTDQNPKPKDDVFDYHCGLMNMSLLLRNFMDAIKEGDGERIVRCIKMFLLHFKVDGGGSTKYALEALYHLFQLFALLSPREVERMKWNRTVNNHGRPGCNVAMDLALEHDNHLLKDMIRGLGANVSEASVRRICMSFFIMKAFLENLDLEMSVKKVSGKHCKKSVKQDLKKVVQTLQEQNVFEKQATREAMFSFPDCPRDYLQLVDAKTLFSWINDHKRNVELAKRPR, encoded by the exons ATGAATTGCCCAGGTCTAAAGAAAGCCATAGAGGACTACATTTGTTCGGAAGTAAATGACGAATGCAAGAAACTCTGTTCGAAGAAGGATGCTTCTCTGTTACGATCGGCTACAAAGGAtagcattttcaatttttcctgGGAAACAGTTGGTAAAGAATTGGCTGACAAAGCACCTTTCTTTCATCGCTTGCTCTTAGCTTCGGCTAATCCAAAATCACTTTGCCAAAGCAGGAATACCGAAAGATACCCTGGTGTTTGTGCAGCAGCCGCGGTATTGTTGAAAAACCGAGACAAGGGAATGAGCTTGGTGCCTTATGTTATCAGCACGATTCTCAAGGTTGGGAGGACTTCTAAGAAG GCCCTTGTCAGACTTAACAAACTTGGAATAACTATGTCCCCCAAGAGCATTAACAAGGCCCTGGACCTTCTTGGAGTTGATTATGACCTGCCACTCCAAATGTGGAAAGAAAACAGCAccaaatttcttgagaaaAGCTGCCTATTGGCACGTGAAAGAAGAGATTTGGGAACAAGAAAAGAGGAGCTTGACCAGCTCTCTGCTGCAGGGGAGGATGTTGTTGATGGAGTAATGGCAGTGGATGCATCCTTGTCAATCTTGCAGGATGAAGAAAAGAATCTACAAGACAATCGGCCATGTAGTTTCAACATTGTATTGGATAATGTGGATCTGAAATTGCTGGCATCAGATATGACATCAAGTAATCAAAACAAAGATCTCCACTGGTGTAACCACAATGCATATCTGGACCGAGTAAACCCCACCCACTTGCTTGACAATGGTCCTGTAGCAGACTTGCATGATGTGCCAAACAGCACCTTCCTGCCCAGTTTGACTGATCAGAATTCCTTACTTTCTGACTTCACAGTTTTAATTGGCAgggttttggttgaaaatttgCCTGCCTTTGAAATATTCAAAGATGTTGTTCCCCTACACATAAGGCATAAGTTCTCAGAtgaattgcaaaagaaaactgaaact gtTAACCTTGGTGTCATTTTTAAAGATGAGAATAAAGGAGAGGACATGATTGACATTGTAAGGAAGCTCCATGGATTGGTACCTGTTGGTGAAGTTGATGAGAATGAGGTGTTTGAACGTATTCCAGTTGTCGGTGACCAGAAAACACTGGAGAGGGGGGTAGAGGCACAGTTTTCTGTTAGAAATGCATACACCAAAGCACGTAGGTTGGAGGGTTTGTTTTTCCAACTTGCTGACTGGCatcatgaaaacaagttcCTGTCA ttaatttttaataGATACTACAGTGGTTCCTCAGCAACTGACAAGACTTCCCTCTTTGCTCTGAGAAACCTTGTGAATTGGCGTGATGTAGTCAGTGATGCCCAACACAACCCTACTCCCTGCAAGAGATTTGTGAACTTGGTTCTAGATGCCAACATTATTGCTGCAGCCCTTAGGTTCTTTGGGATGGAAACAACAGATGATCAGCCCACAAAGCACAGCTTTAACCCAGAGTTGGCAGTTGGTCTCAGGGTTGTGCGCCACTGTTATTTTCACAGAGTTGTCAAAGAATTCATTGAAACATATATTGTTGATGGAACACTCTATGAAAATCACTTTGGTAACATTCAGGCACTTCAAGAATGGGAGAGAGCCAAAACCTATGAGCCTGTACTCCCAAATGGCAGGTACCCTTGCAGATTCCCAGGGTGTGAAAGCTCATTTAAGCATGATGGGGTTCATAGGATGCGGCATGAACTTTCTCACGACCCTCCACCCACCATCCCCGAGGAGCCGGTCCTTGTCAACACAGTGCCTGATCCAACAGATCAGAACCCAAAGCCCAAAGATGATGTTTTTGATTATCATTGTGGATTGATGAATATGTCTTTACTGCTTAGGAACTTTATGGATGCCATTAAAGAGGGTGATGGTGAAAGAATTGTTAGATGTATCAAGATGTTTCTTTTACATTTTAAAGTCGACGGGGGTGGCAGCACAAAGTATGCTTTAGAGGCTTTGTATCACCTTTTTCAACTGTTTGCTTTGCTAAGCCCCAGAGAAGTTGAAAGAATGAAATGGAACCGAACTGTCAACAATCATGGCCGTCCAGGATGCAATGTTGCAATGGACCTAGCATTGGAACATGACAATCATTTACTTAAGGACATGATTAGGGGTCTTGGAGCAAATGTTAGTGAGGCTAGTGTGCGGAGAATTTGCATGTCTTTCTTCATCATGAAAGCATTTCTTGAGAATCTTGACCTAGAGATGAGTGTCAAGAAGGTCTCAGGAAAACATTGCAAAAAGTCTGTTAAACAGGATTTAAAGAAAGTGGTCCAAACACTTCAGGAACAAAATGTGTTTGAGAAACAGGCTACTCGAGAAGCAATGTTCTCCTTTCCTGACTGTCCAAGAGACTACCTTCAACTGGTGGATGCAAAAACATTATTCTCCTGGATAAATGATCATAAGAGGAATGTTGAACTTGCCAAAAGGCCTCGTTAA
- the LOC141885074 gene encoding integrase/recombinase xerD homolog: MEGVRGLQAERNWFSRNPFHVALYLEHLLDHAQSPSTIDSAFYGIKWAHDMAGLPSPTENSVVENVRSAAKRILGTAAVNRKEPISSDLIREIVSQANLDNPVDLRNITMYGLCFTGFFRFDDISRVRRSDIAFHEGFMVIQVQKSKNDQLRKGNEVVISELSSPACPVSLLKRYLDKFRIPSNSRDLIFKPISRGKGFCKLVTPDKPISYSCIRDGFRRDLKNIGVDPSKFGLHSLRSGGATSAANNGINNRIFQRHGRWKSVAAKNMCVDDSIEQRLTVSKRWGL; the protein is encoded by the coding sequence ATGGAAGGAGTTCGCGGTCTGCAAGCTGAACGAAACTGGTTTTCCCGCAACCCCTTCCACGTGGCTCTTTATCTAGAGCATCTCTTAGATCATGCCCAGTCTCCCAGCACGATTGATTCCGCCTTTTATGGCATCAAATGGGCCCACGATATGGCTGGGCTTCCATCCCCGACTGAAAATTCTGTAGTGGAGAATGTCAGGTCGGCAGCCAAGAGAATTCTTGGCACTGCTGCTGTCAACCGTAAAGAGCCTATTTCCTCAGACCTGATCCGTGAAATTGTCAGCCAGGCCAATCTAGACAATCCCGTCGATTTACGTAACATTACCATGTACGGTCTTTGTTTCACTGGTTTTTTCAGATTTGACGATATTTCTAGAGTTAGAAGAAGTGACATCGCTTTCCATGAAGGCTTCATGGTAATTCAAGTACAAAAAAGTAAGAACGACCAGCTCCGCAAAGGGAACGAAGTTGTTATTTCCGAGCTGTCTAGCCCCGCATGTCCAGTTAGTCTACTTAAGAGGTACTTAGATAAATTCCGCATTCCCTCCAATTCACGGGACCTCATTTTCAAGCCCATTTCCAGGGGGAAGGGTTTTTGCAAGTTAGTAACTCCAGACAAACCCATCAGCTACAGTTGTATTCGGGATGGGTTCCGACGAGATTTGAAAAACATTGGGGTTGACCCATCTAAATTCGGTCTTCATTCCTTGCGTTCGGGCGGGGCCACTTCGGCCGCTAATAATGGCATTAATAACCGTATCTTTCAGCGCCATGGCCGCTGGAAGTCTGTTGCGGCGAAGAACATGTGTGTTGATGATAGCATCGAGCAAAGACTCACAGTTTCTAAGCGTTGGGGTCTGTAA
- the LOC141885072 gene encoding uncharacterized protein LOC141885072 — protein sequence MRRAIPVEKRVAVALWRLATGNSYRSTRLVFGVGRCTALNLKDEFCSALLMSAKDFIKFPKGEAETRRAIQAFQEISFLPQVVGTIDGSHIPIITPKNDPNDYYNRKQFHSIVLQGVAGADGRFIHVSTGYAGSIHDARVLRMSSLVNEVEDRKILESPVTRTETGEEIRPLLVADPAYKLTNWCMKPYPETRAITASQRNFNKALSRARVVIGQAFGMLKGRWRCLLVKLDESVDKIPLTITTCCILHNICIEVREDVDVDPAGDDPDEFTPLPGHMNGEGSRLRNKIKEAFFSN from the coding sequence ATGAGAAGAGCGATTCCAGTAGAGAAGCGAGTGGCTGTTGCTTTGTGGCGGCTAGCAACTGGAAATTCCTACCGGAGCACGAGACTTGTTTTTGGAGTTGGAAGATGTACTGCCCTGAATTTAAAAGACGAATTTTGTTCAGCGCTTCTCATGAGCGCTAAGGATTTTATCAAGTTCCCCAAAGGAGAAGCTGAAACGAGAAGAGCAATTCAAGCATTCCAAGAGATAAGTTTTTTACCTCAAGTGGTTGGTACTATTGACGGATCACATATACCGATTATTACGCCAAAAAACGACCCTAATGACTATTACAATAGGAAGCAGTTCCATAGTATAGTTCTACAAGGTGTAGCTGGTGCAGACGGACGTTTTATACATGTTAGCACTGGTTATGCAGGAAGTATTCATGATGCAAGGGTTCTACGCATGAGTTCACTGGTCAACGAAGTGGAAGATAGGAAAATACTAGAATCTCCCGTTACTCGTACTGAAACTGGCGAAGAAATAAGACCCCTTCTGGTGGCTGATCCCGCTTACAAACTTACTAATTGGTGTATGAAGCCCTATCCTGAAACAAGAGCAATCACTGCTAGTCAACGTAACTTTAACAAAGCACTAAGCAGGGCTAGAGTGGTTATAGGGCAGGCTTTTGGAATGTTGAAGGGGAGATGGCGTTGTCTCCTAGTCAAACTTGACGAATCGGTGGACAAGATACCTCTAACTATTACAACCTGCTGCATTTTGCATAATATCTGCATTGAAGTTCGCGAAGATGTGGATGTGGACCCCGCGGGTGATGATCCAGACGAGTTTACCCCACTCCCAGGTCACATGAATGGCGAAGGTTCCCGGCTAAGGAACAAGATCAAGGAAGCCTTTTTCAGCAACTAA